The Arachidicoccus terrestris genome includes the window TATTTGGCCGGTAAATAATAGTCTCCTATTTTTGTATCCGCATCAAGAAGTTAAGTAGTTATTGAGTAGGTTATTACTGACGCCAACCGAGCGATAAAGGCTACGGTGGTCAAACGATGAGGGTCTTACAAACCAAAAAAGTTGAAAGTATCCACGGATTAATGAACATTCTTTGATGCAATATTTTTTAACTATAAAAACATATTGCAATGGATTACGAAGTATTACTACAAGAGCAGGCGCTGTTATTTCAGCATGAATTTTCGAGGCTGGCGGATGACGAACTGGTACACCGGTTTAATAAACAAGTCAGGTGTCTGGGGGGCAACACGATCCGTAAAATCTACCTCGAGGCATTAAGAGAAGAGTTACGCAGAAGAAATTTTGACAGTAGTATTGTATTGAATAAGTGCGGTCTGAGACTGCACCATAAAGTCAAGCTGCAAAATCAAAGGCTGGTATACGCCTAAAGGATCTTGGCATAAAGGCCTACGCAACCTTTATTCCAGAAGTTTTCATCCATTTGTACGGGAATCATCTTGCATAAGGATGGTTCCCTTTTTTCCTGCCCCCCATTAATCCATCAGCATGCCGGTCACAATCACTCTTTTTTCACCTGAGTGATCCGTGGTCAGGGTGATATGAACGTGCTGAATAAGGAATGTAAAGTTGAGCGTATTTTCCTTATACTGATCGCCCACATGCAAAGAAGGGTAATGATCAGCAATCATATGCTGCAAAAAAGGTGTCGCAAAACTAAGCCTTGGATGCGGCAGATCATCGCTGTCTTGTTCAATCAATACATCCTGTGCCTGTATATCTCCACCATGAGTTGTCACATGTAACTGTACTTTTGCCTGCATAGATACACCATTTTTCAAAAACGATTATAACGAACAAATCCCTGCTGATCAAATATACGCAAAGATCTGCTAACAGGGCTTCCAGGGAGGCAATCATTGCGCTACACTGCTGATGGCTAGTATTTTACTGAATAATTGCTTATATTTATGAAGATTATTCTAAAACAATTTTTTTATATTGCCCTCATGTATCGTAAAACAACCATTTTATCCCTACTTATTGCCCTGTTATTCTCCCTTGGATGCGGACAGGCTGAAAGGGAGCAGAAACTGGCCGCCAGGGAAAAGCAGGTCATGGAGCAGCAGCAGGAACTGATCCTTAAAGCCAATGAACTTGCACTAAAAGAAGCCAGGTTACAAAAATTAGCCAAAAGCCTGGACAGTTCCAGCATCCTGCAAGATTCCCTTGAAGCCAGATTTCCTCATCTTGCGGGCAACTGGGAAGTGCAGATGATCTGCACGCAGGCAACCTGTACCGGTTCGGCAGTGGGAGACAGCAAAACAGAACGCTGGGCCATTTCTCTGGCAGGCGGTTCAGTGATCGCGCAGGCCTACACTAAAAATGTCTTAAGCCGTGTATATGTCGGCAATTATCAGGATGGCCTGTTGCAGCTGGCGGCACAGTCCGCAGATTCCGCAACAGAGGGCGGTGCTCAAATCAACGTATTTCTTCAGCAATCGGCCGATTCTTTATCCATGACCGGTAAAAGAAGTATTACACGACCAGGCTGTCAGATCGTCTATAACCTAACCATGAAAAAACAGTAATCCGCCGGAAGTATTACTGTGCTACTTACCTTAATTGATCAATTATGACCCTAATAACCGCCTTAGACTTTTCATTACCATTAACCAATCCGGTGATCATCTTTTCACTGGTGCTCTTTATCATTTTATTTGCGCCAATACTTCTGAACCGGATAAAAATTCCACATATCATCGGGCTGATCATTGCCGGTGTCATCGTCGGCCCTTATGGGTTCAATCTATTATTAAGAGACAGCAGCATCGTACTGTTCGGAACAGTGGGCTTACTCTATATTATGTTTCTGGCAGGCCTTGAAATCGACCTGGTAGAATTTAATAAGAATAAGTTTCGCAGTATGCTATTCGGCATGTATACCTTCTGTCTGCCTATGATACTTGGAATAGTGGGCGGCTATTACATATTAGGCTATTCAATGACCACCTCGATTTTATTCGCGTCCATGATGGCCTCTCATACGCTACTGGCCTATCCCATCGCCAGCAGATATGGCATCAATACCGATCCGTCGGTCACCATTACGATTGGCGGCACCATGATTACTGATATTCTGGCCTTGTTGGTACTGGCCGTTATCGTCGGCATGTCACAGGGAGAAATCGGCAGCAGTTTCTGGCTCAACCTGTCTATTTCCATGGTCCTCTTTGGATTAACGGTCATATTCATATTTCCACTGATTGCCAGATGGTTCTTTAAACACTACGAAGACAGTATCGGGCAATATATTTTTGTATTGGCCATGGTCTTTCTGGGCGGCTTCCTCGCGGAAGTGGCAGGCATTGAAGCCATCGTCGGCGCTTTCCTTACCGGGCTGGCGCTCAATAAATTTATTCCGCATAACTCGGCCCTGATGAACCGGATCGGTTTTGTAGGTAACGCCATCTTTATCCCTTTTTTCCTGGTAGGGGTGGGCATGCTCGTCAATGTGAAGGTGCTTTTCAGTAGCCTCGGCGGTCTTAAAGTTGGCCTGGTCATGATCGCCGTGGTCTTATTGGGGAAAATAGGTGCCGCCTGGCTGGCACAAAAATCATTTGGGTTCAACCGCGATCAGCGCCGGATTATCGGCGGGCTTAGTATGGCCCAGGCAGCTGCGACCCTGGCTGTAATTTTAGTTGGATATAACGTCATTCTGGGAGAAGCCCCCGACGGAACTCCTATTCGCTTACTTAATGAGGATGTTTTAAACGGCAGTATCCTGACCATTTTAGTCACTTGTACGGTGAGCTCCCTCATGGTTGAAAGAGCATCCAAAAATATCGCTGAAGCAGAGCTTTCAGCGACGACAGAAGAAATTCCTGAAGATAAAGACAAGGTCCTGATTTGCTTTGATGAACCGGACACTGTCAGTGACCTCGTTGACCTGGCGCTTATGATGAATACACGTAAAGAAGCACCGGAGCGTTTTGCTTTGCACGTCGTAGAAGAGCAAAATGATGATGAGTCCAAAAGGAAGGAATCAGAGAAAATGATGAAAACAGCCCTGGAACAGGCAGCCGGATCAGATACGGTTATTACGCCTATTATCCGTTATGACCAAAGCGTTTCCAAAGGCATTCTTTACACCATTAAAGAACATCTGATCACGGATATAATTATTGGCGTAACCCAGTCAGGTAGTAAAAAGAGCCAGATTGGCCTGACCACCGATCAGATTCTCTCCCATACGGAGCAAACGGTATTTGTTCACCATTCCGTACAGCCTTTTAATACGCTGGCAAGAATTGTTGTTGTCGTGAATAAACATGCTGAATGGGAAGAAGGCTTCAGCCACTGGGTGACTAAAGTCCTGACGATTTCCAGGGAAAGCGGATTACCCCTGGTGGTGTACTGCAATTCCACCATTCAAAATGCGGTTGAAGTAATTAATCAGGCCACCGCTAAACCGCTGACGCTGACATTTGAAAACTGGGATGACTGGGATGATTTTTTGATTTTAAGCCGGGAGTTACAACCCAACGACCTGTTTATTGTCGCCATTTCAAGACCCGGCTATAGCTCCTATCACAGTAAGCTGTCCAAGACCGCCTACTATCTGAATAAGTATTTTGCCAAGTTCAGTTATATATTACTCTATCCGCAGCAAAAAGCCACTTATTCTAAGCTAACCGATTTGCATCAGGAAGAAGGAACCATACTGGACGTTTTCTCCGAAGGACGTAAAGTGGCAGAGAAAACAGGTAACCTGATCGGCAATTTATTCAGGAAGGACGGATCAAAAGACCCCGGCAATCACAGAGATACGGAAAGCAATAACTAGCTGTTATTTCACACGTATGTAGGCGCCCTCGTCTTCCGCGCTGCGCGCGTCCAGCCATCCGATAGCGTGCACGCCGAGACCCTGCGCGGCCAGTACTCTTTCAAACGCTGATGCCGCGGCTTCTTTAACGGCGACCAGTAACCCACCGCTGGTCTGAGGATCTGCCAGAATCTGTTTTTGTTTTTCAGTAACCGGTCCGATCCACCTTCCGTAGCTCTCCCAGTTCCGGCCTGTTCCGCCGGGAACCGCCCCCTGATCCAGATAGGATTCGATCCCTGGCAGCAAAGGCACTTTATCAAATTCAATCACGCCGTTTACATGACTGCCCTGGCACATTTCCTTTAAATGACCAAGTAATCCGAACCCCGTCACATCGGTCATCGCTGTTACTTCATCCAGCGTGCCAAATACGGCGCCTGCCTTGTTCAGTGTTGTCATGTTCTGCAGCGCAGCCAATGCATGTCCTGTTTTGATCAATCCTTTTTTCTGCGCCGTCGCTAAAATACCCACACCCAGCGGCTTGGTCAAATAGAGCCGGCATCCCGGCTGAGCCGTAGCATTTTTTTTCAGGTGCCGGTTTTGGATCAGTCCGTTGACCGCTAATCCAAATATCGGCTCAGGTGTATCAATACTGTGTCCACCGGCCAGGCTTATCCCAGCCTCGGCGCAAATGGCCCTTGCGCCATCCAGTACCCTTCCCGCCAGTTCAATCGGCAGCAGCTTAACCGGCCAGCCCAGAATGGCCAGTGCCACAACAGGTTTACCGCCCATGGCATACACATCGCTAATGGCATTCGCGGCAGCCACCCGGCCAAAATCAAAAGGATCATCTACAATCGGCATAAAAAAATCGGTCGTTGAGATGAGAGACTGCTGATCATCGATTTGCCAAACCGCCGCGTCATCCCGCATCTGATTGCCGACTATGAGACGTGCATCCTTAAAGGCATGATCTCCCTCTGGCAAAATAGCGTCCAGTATCGCCGGACTGATCTTACAGCCACAGCCGGCTCCATGAGAATAAGCGGTTAATTTAACCGGTGCCGTAGCAGCGGTTGTATCGGGGGAAGATGTTATGTTCATCATTATTCTATTCTAAGTTATCGTCTGTTTTAATCGGATGCATGCCGCATAGTAGCCGCAGATCGCTGCGCTGCCACTTGTATTAATAAATCGGCGGCGCCGGATACATCTGCCGGATCTGTCACGGACAGTGCCGTGACCCAGCTTTTAGCGGCCCCTGGTTTACGTGACTTGACATACGCTTTATCATAATACATCAGGACACGTCTTATAAAAGCACGCATGTTTCCGCTTTGAATATCTTCGGTTGCCGCCCTGGTCTGATCCGGCCCCAGTCTCTTTTTAATTTTAAGGGTCGCCTCCGTGAGAAAGGCTTTATCTAATATACCATATTGACTGTTCAATATTTCCACCCTGGCCTCCAGCGGCACTTCCAGCTCTACAGCCGGCGCCGCACACAGTTGTGTCCAGAGTCCGCCGGGAACGGCACATCTGCCAATGGTGATACTTTCATCTTCGATCCAGACAGTCTTTGAACAATCCAGGTCCTTGAGCTGCCAGGCCAGATTATTTTCAAATTGCTCCTGGGTGGGCTGTATCAGGCGGCCCATGCTGCCATAGGCGGAGCCCTGATGACAGGCCAGCGCTTCCAGATCCAGTACCTGCTGCCGGCTAGCCAGTGCCTGCAAAATACCCGTTTTATTGGACCCTGTCTTCCCTGACAGGACCACCAGATTCAGCGGCTGGCTAAATAACGTATGTGCCCACCTGCGAAAGGCTTTATAGCCCCCCTTAATGACATATACCTCAAATCCATACAGGCTGAGTGCCCAGGCCATGGCTTCGCTCCGCATGCCGCCCCGCCAGCAATGTAAAATGACTTTTTGATCCGGTGCCAGCTCGAGCGCCTTTTTAATATACCCTGACCATTTGGGTCCTGTAATATCAAACCCCTTAAGGATGGCGGCCTGCCGGCCTTGATGATTATAGGTGGTGCCAATGGCAGCTCTCTCGTCATCGGTGAACAGCGGCAGCGACAGTGCGCCCGGAATATGCCCTTTGGCATATTCTGCAGGGCTCCGGATATCCAGCAGCGGTGCGTTTATTTCGCTGCCGCTCACTTTATCGAATGTTACTGTATGAATCATTTCCTTAGATCAAGGCGCAAGACCCTGAGTGGGCCAAAGATACCAACTATCGGGAGACTGCTGGCCGGGATTGAAAATTTCCTGAAAGGGGATTATGCTTACTGATGCACAAACAGCTCTTTATATTTTTTAAGCAGCTTAAAACTACAGACAATATGTACGGCGAGTAAAACATCAAATATCAAAAAGAAGATCATCAGATTTTTTAGCGCACCATACACCAGCTCAGCAGAAACAGGCATGGAGGTCGTGCCTTGCGCGTCCTCCATGGTATTGATCCAGACCTGCAGGGTTGTCATTATCTCCTTATGCATAAAGAACAGATAATAGGCATTATACAGGATCTGCAACACAAAGAAAATGGATACAAAAGCATTGACGCGGATCCAGTCTCTGTTACCCGCCTTGGCAGGCATTCCCGGTACAATGTTACGCCGGAAAAACTGGACTGATTTTACCATATAGATCACTACACAGGCAAATACGAAGACGCCGAGCAGCATCACCGGGTTACTGAAAGAAATGAACACAAAGGGAATCATAATAAAGGCCAGAATAAAAACAATGGGCATTAAAATGGCGCTTATGATGCGAAATAACTTTTCTGTATTCATATTTAGTTTTTGTGCTGTAAAGCATGATCTCGTGACCTGTAAAGGTACCTATTTAGGCTGGTAACGCCTGCATGAGCTTTAAAAACAAGTCCAATGCTTTTATTTTGTCGGGATTGACCTCGTAGCTGATTTTTTCTCTGAAATAGGTCTCCAGGTCAAAATAATCATAAGGGATCTCTGCTGATACCGCAGCTAAATTATCAAGTCCCTCCTTATTGGCCAAATTAAAAGCCTTAATAAAAGATTCAGGAAGGGTTTTATTGGCAATCCAGGCAGCCATCATAAAAGGAAGTCCCGTAAAGTCGGTCCAGACCTCTGCCAGATCATAAATATACTTCTGTGGCTGTGCGCCATATTTCTGTTCAAATACCCGGTCTCCGATGATCACACCCGCGGTGGTTCCCTTGATCTGCTGAATATAACCGGGCTTTGCCGCCTGATAGACCACGTTTTTT containing:
- the mnmH gene encoding tRNA 2-selenouridine(34) synthase MnmH, whose product is MIHTVTFDKVSGSEINAPLLDIRSPAEYAKGHIPGALSLPLFTDDERAAIGTTYNHQGRQAAILKGFDITGPKWSGYIKKALELAPDQKVILHCWRGGMRSEAMAWALSLYGFEVYVIKGGYKAFRRWAHTLFSQPLNLVVLSGKTGSNKTGILQALASRQQVLDLEALACHQGSAYGSMGRLIQPTQEQFENNLAWQLKDLDCSKTVWIEDESITIGRCAVPGGLWTQLCAAPAVELEVPLEARVEILNSQYGILDKAFLTEATLKIKKRLGPDQTRAATEDIQSGNMRAFIRRVLMYYDKAYVKSRKPGAAKSWVTALSVTDPADVSGAADLLIQVAAQRSAATMRHASD
- the selD gene encoding selenide, water dikinase SelD; this translates as MNITSSPDTTAATAPVKLTAYSHGAGCGCKISPAILDAILPEGDHAFKDARLIVGNQMRDDAAVWQIDDQQSLISTTDFFMPIVDDPFDFGRVAAANAISDVYAMGGKPVVALAILGWPVKLLPIELAGRVLDGARAICAEAGISLAGGHSIDTPEPIFGLAVNGLIQNRHLKKNATAQPGCRLYLTKPLGVGILATAQKKGLIKTGHALAALQNMTTLNKAGAVFGTLDEVTAMTDVTGFGLLGHLKEMCQGSHVNGVIEFDKVPLLPGIESYLDQGAVPGGTGRNWESYGRWIGPVTEKQKQILADPQTSGGLLVAVKEAAASAFERVLAAQGLGVHAIGWLDARSAEDEGAYIRVK
- a CDS encoding menaquinone biosynthetic enzyme MqnA/MqnD family protein — encoded protein: MKKIKVAAVSYLNTRPLIYGVKRSPELLEQMELVEDFPAKIGKMLVDNEVDLGLIPVAYIPQMKEWKIVSDYCIGSVGSVETVCLFSDVPVDEIETVLLDYQSFSSINLCKVIFHHFWKKNVVYQAAKPGYIQQIKGTTAGVIIGDRVFEQKYGAQPQKYIYDLAEVWTDFTGLPFMMAAWIANKTLPESFIKAFNLANKEGLDNLAAVSAEIPYDYFDLETYFREKISYEVNPDKIKALDLFLKLMQALPA
- a CDS encoding cation:proton antiporter, with product MTLITALDFSLPLTNPVIIFSLVLFIILFAPILLNRIKIPHIIGLIIAGVIVGPYGFNLLLRDSSIVLFGTVGLLYIMFLAGLEIDLVEFNKNKFRSMLFGMYTFCLPMILGIVGGYYILGYSMTTSILFASMMASHTLLAYPIASRYGINTDPSVTITIGGTMITDILALLVLAVIVGMSQGEIGSSFWLNLSISMVLFGLTVIFIFPLIARWFFKHYEDSIGQYIFVLAMVFLGGFLAEVAGIEAIVGAFLTGLALNKFIPHNSALMNRIGFVGNAIFIPFFLVGVGMLVNVKVLFSSLGGLKVGLVMIAVVLLGKIGAAWLAQKSFGFNRDQRRIIGGLSMAQAAATLAVILVGYNVILGEAPDGTPIRLLNEDVLNGSILTILVTCTVSSLMVERASKNIAEAELSATTEEIPEDKDKVLICFDEPDTVSDLVDLALMMNTRKEAPERFALHVVEEQNDDESKRKESEKMMKTALEQAAGSDTVITPIIRYDQSVSKGILYTIKEHLITDIIIGVTQSGSKKSQIGLTTDQILSHTEQTVFVHHSVQPFNTLARIVVVVNKHAEWEEGFSHWVTKVLTISRESGLPLVVYCNSTIQNAVEVINQATAKPLTLTFENWDDWDDFLILSRELQPNDLFIVAISRPGYSSYHSKLSKTAYYLNKYFAKFSYILLYPQQKATYSKLTDLHQEEGTILDVFSEGRKVAEKTGNLIGNLFRKDGSKDPGNHRDTESNN